A segment of the Rhodothermales bacterium genome:
GACGCCACTCTCGACATGGAGTCGGACACACGTTTTGACGCGGTGCAGTCCTTGCCGCCCCGCCGCGCCGGGGTTAATAAATAACATTCTGCCCAGTTTGTCATCACGCTCGATGCGGAGAATGTGGCTGTGACCGCAAATGAACACGTCCGGTGGATCCTCTCGAAGCTCCGCCGACACCCGCGAATCGTATCGTTCAGGTCGCCCTCCGATGTGCGTCATCCAGAACTGGAGACCTTCCAGCTCAAGCCGCTCGTGCTCCGGCCAGATCTGGCGCACGTCC
Coding sequences within it:
- a CDS encoding metallophosphoesterase family protein, with product MLIGIISDTHGYLHPAVHNDFAGVDLILHAGDAGTVAVIDELATIAPVKGVYGNVDGMDVRQIWPEHERLELEGLQFWMTHIGGRPERYDSRVSAELREDPPDVFICGHSHILRIERDDKLGRMLFINPGAAGRQGLHRVKTCVRLHVESGVVQQAEVIHLDQEQQGL